CCTTGATGTGGCAAAGGTGATAGCACTGGGAGCGAACGCAGCCGGCTTAGCTGGTATAGTGCTAAAGTGGGTTAAAGACGACGGTGTCGAAAAAACGATTGATCAATTGAACGGCTTGTTAACGGATTTAAAATTTATAATGGCTGCAGTAGGTGCTGAAACGGTTTCTGATTTGAAAAACCGTCCGATTATTATTTCTGGATCCACAAGAGAGTGGTTATTTGAAAGAGGAATTGATACATCGGCCTTTGCTAACAGACATTATTAAATTAAACGATCACCATTAATAGATTCCATTGAATAATTGGAATCTATTTATAGGTTTTCTATGCTGAAAAGCTAACAACTCGCCAATGGGTGAGTTTATTTTTGCTTTATCCCACTCTTAAGGGACAGTAAAACCCCCACCTCAAAACTTAAGAAGATCGAAACGTTTAGGTGGGGGATAAACTGCCCCTAAAGGTCCCATAAGTTAAACGAACAATCACTGGGGGATGAAGGCAAACTCCCCCTGATTGAAGCTTAGCTTTATCACAGATAACCGTTCGAAAAACACCCGCCTAAAAATAGAGAGATAACTCTATATAGGCAGGAGGTAACGGACGCAAATGTCCTAAACTCCCACTGATTGAAGGGCGTTTGTACTAGTCTTTAATCATGCTCTGCTATCTCTTGAGGTTTGCTAACTTTTACCCTATAAGCTCCTTCTTATGTATGAACCTGCTTCATTCGGGTGAGAATGCTTAAAAGAAGGAGGGAGCTAATATGATTGAAGGTGCGATCTTTTTTTGGGTAATATGGCTTGTTACGATATACTGTTATTTTTTAATTGATAATAAAAATCGTCGTACACATCTTTTATTACTATGTTTTTTGACTATAATATGTTCATCTGTTACTTATTCTAGTTTAGTTATAGAGTGGAATTTAGCTTGGATTATATTTTTGCTGGTTGGCTTGTATTCTATGAGAAAACTTTCATTAGCTGGAAAGTTAAAAGGCTATGTTATAAGCTTATTCATTGCCAATTTATTTTTTTCTATTCATAAAGCGGTGTACTTTGAACCGGTCTGGTTGATTCTATCTCCCCAATGGTCCATTATTGTACTGAGTTTAGTTATATTAATTATTTTCCTTAAAGACGTTTATTGTCGAGTATTCAGTTTAACACTAGGGTTATTCCAAGGACTTATATTGTCTTTTCTTTCTCAAGTAACGGCTAATGGTCAAGAGGAACACTTAGTTATGACGAATAGTTTATTCTTCCTAGATGTCCTTGCCGCATTAATGGTTCTTAGTGTTGTGTGGTCTTATGCTGAGCAAATAGCAAAGAAATTAAAGGACCATATCATTGCGAGACAAAGATCTCCATATAACTCCTCAAAAACCAATGTAAATGTGTGAGCCGATTAACGATTAACTTTTAAGTTTAGTTATTGAATGTAGGTGATGACGAGCCCTCGAGAAAGCGCCTTTAGGGGAAGGTCCATGTATTTGTCGTTTTTTACACCCGTAATTTTTATAACAGTTAACTGTCCGTAAACTCCTGTCTTAAAATAGAGAGGGATAAATCTACATAGGTGTGAGATAATGGACGCTAATGTCCTGATTCACTCAACTCCTACTGATTGACAGGTCGTTTTATGATGAATTGGTTCTATTAATTAACAAAAGATTCAACATAAAAACCGATTGTTGTGAATGGAAGGTTTCTTTCCGAAGGAGTTACACGTATAATGAATAACGTATGAATTTTTGAAATGAAAGTGAGGAAAATACGGTGCCAAAACCAGTATTAGCAATTGTTGGTCGCCCGAATGTGGGGAAATCAACAATTTTTAACCGTATAGTAGGTGAAAGAGTATCTATCGTTGAAGATAGACCAGGGGTAACGAGAGACCGAATATATAGTTCGGCTGAATGGCTTACTCACGAATTTTTTATTATAGATACAGGTGGAATTGAAATTAGCGATGAACCTTTGTTAGATCAAATGAGGTATCAAGCTGAACTTGCTATCGAAGAAGCAGATGTGATTTGTTTTGTCGTTAATGGTAGAGAAGGCTTAACAAGTGCTGATGAAGAAGTTGGACAAATATTGCAGCGTTCTAAAAAGCCAGTTGTAGTGGCCGTAAATAAAATGGACGATCCTTCCATGCATGAGCAGCTTTATGACTTTTACAGCCTTGGCATTGGAGATGTGTACCCTGTTTCAGGTTCGCATGGACTTGGGCTAGGAGATTTATTGGATCAATTAGCTACTTATTTTCCTAAGCAGGAAGAGGACGTGTATGACGAAGATACGATTCGAATGAGTTTAATTGGTCGCCCGAATGTGGGGAAATCTTCTTTAGTAAACGCTATTTTAGGTGAAGAAAGAGTTATTGTGAGTAATATACCTGGTACTACGAGAGATGCCATTGATACACCGTTTACGAAAGATGATCAAGATTATGTCGTGATCGATACAGCGGGTATGCGTAAACGAGGAAAGGTATATGAAGCGACAGAAAAATATAGCGTATTGAGAGCTTTAAAGGCGATTGAACGTTCAGATGTTGTTTTAGTCGTTATAAATGCAGAAGAAGGCATCATAGAACAAGATAAAAAGATTGCTGGCTATGCTCATGAAGCAGGAAGAGCCGTCGTTATCGTTGTGAATAAATGGGATGCTGTAGAGAAAGACGACAAGACGATGAAAGAATTTGAAGAGAAAATCCGCAACGGCTTCCGTTTTCTTGATTACGCCCCAGTCGTGTTCTTATCAGCTAAAACGAAACGTAGACTACATAACCTTCTTCCGCTTGTTAACGAGGTTAGTGAGTCACATAATATGAGAGTCCAGACACATGTTTTAAATGATGTTATTGTGGATGCGGTAACGATGAATCCAACACCTACTGATCATGGGGGGAAAAGATTAAGAATTAGTTATGCGACCCAAGTATCCGTGGCACCACCTACAATCGTCTTATTCGTAAATGATCCTGAATTGTTACATTTTTCTTATAAACGCTATTTAGAAAATAAAATAAGAGAGGCTTTTACATTTGCTGGCACACCTGTTCATATTATCGCGCGTAAGAAGAGTGACTAGCAGATTGGGGGGACATTATGTTTATATTAGCGGTTTTTATATCGTACCTCTTAGGGGCAATTAGCTTTAGTTATGTCATTGGCAAACAATTTAAGAAATTAGATATTCGTGACCATGGTAGTGGAAATGCAGGTGCTACCAATACCCTGAGGGTGATGGGAGTTTTGCCTGCTATTGCGGTTCTGATACTTGATTGTGCTAAAGGGGTTGTCGCTGTATTTTTAGGGTGGTATTTAACAGGTGGAGACCCGATTGCTGGTGCAGCTTCTGGACTAGCCTCAATAATAGGCCATAATTGGCCTGTGTATTATGGTTTTAGAGGTGGGAAAGGTGTCGCCACAACGATTGGCGTTCTTGCTTCTCTCGTGTTTACATTAGCAGTAACAACAGGGATTATCGCTATTATTTCTATTGTTATTACCCGTTTTGTGTCATTAGGGTCCCTTATCTTTGTAGTGGGTACGACACTTTCTACCGCCATTTTTTATCAGCAGCTAGATTATCCATTCGTTTACGTTTACTTTCTTATAATGATTTCGCTCCTTTCTATTTGGCGGCATCGAACAAATGTTAAACGATTATTAAATGGAACTGAAAGTAAAATCGGTGAGAAGATCACTGCTAACTAAGGAGGGATCATGATGTCTAAGATTGCTGTATTAGGTTCTGGTAGCTGGGGAACGGCTTTGTCTCTCGTATTGGCAGATAATCAGCATGATGTGAAACTATGGGGGCGTTCTAAAGAGCAAATTGACACCATTAACAATGAGAGAAAAAATAGTCGTTATCTACCTAATGTGAATTTACCAGAGAATATTGTAGCATTTTCATGTTTGGAAGAGGCACTTAAAGGGGTTGATGCTGTCTTAGTTGTCGTCCCTACTAAAGCGATGCGAGATGTGCTGAAATCTGTCAACAATTTCTTGAATAAGCCTGTACTATTTATTCATGCAAGTAAAGGGATTGAACCAGAAAGTCATTTACGGATATCACAAATTATCGAAGAAGAAATTGTGGAAGAAAATCGTACAGGAGTGGTAGCACTTTCAGGTCCAAGTCATGCCGAAGAAGTTTGCCTTAGACAACCTACAACTGTTACAGCATCTTCCAATGATATGCTGATGGCAGAAAAAGTACAAGATCTTTTTATGAATCGCCATTTTAGAGTATATACTAACCCTGATTTGCTTGGCGTTGAAATCGGTGGAGCACTTAAAAATATTATAGCTATAGGTACTGGTTTGACAAGTGGATTAGGGTTTGGTGACAACGCGAAAGCTGCTTTGATGACGAGGGGATTGGCGGAAATTACCCGCCTTGGCTTAAAACAAGGTGCTAGTTCATTGACTTTTGCAGGTTTATCAGGTCTAGGGGATCTCATTGTCACGTGTACAAGTGTACATAGCAGAAACTGGCGGGCAGGACATATGCTTGGTAAAGGGAAATCTGTTGAGGATGTTGAACGGGAAATGGGAATGGTCGTAGAAGGTATTCGAACGACGAAAGCAGCCTTCCAACTGGCGGAACAATTGGGAGTAGATATGCCTATTACGACAGAATTGTATAAAGTCCTTTTCCACAACAAACCTGTAGAAGAAGCTGTTTCTGAGTTGATGGGAAGAGTTAAAAAGCACGAAGTAGAAGATTTAAATCTTGGTGACGGAGACCCATTAAACGAGTTAGAACCATAACGACATCGTTTAGTTAAGTGCCTTCACTCATTTTAATCTCATGCATAAGATAACACATACGAGCATGAGGAGGGAAATGACGTGCAAGGAAATAATAATGAGTCGTTATTTGATCAGCTAGAAAAGAAAACCAATGTGAAACATCAAGATTTGTTTAAGTTGGCTCAATCAGTCAATAAGACAGATTTATCTAATGAACAAAATGTGAGACAGCTTATTCATCAAGTGGCTCAATTAGCTAATGTATCTGTCTCGAAAGAAAAAGAAGATGAACTTGTAAAAGCAATTACGTCAAATCAGGTGCCGATGGATTTCGGCTCACTGGCTAAAATGTTTCAAAAATCTAAATGAAATTAGGCTTTCGTATCAGTCATGTAAGAGCGTTTCGGAATAAATATATTACAGACAGGTGCATGGCTGTCATAGTTGTAGTTTTTAAACAGGCAGTGTTTAGTCATATTAGACTGGAGAAAGAGCCCCTTATCTTCAGTCTTTTTTATGTTTTAATAAAAGGGATGAGGTGGTTATATAAAGCCCATATTCTAACCGCTCCTATCGTCTCCTAGTACAATAGTAGCGTTAAATAAAGAAGATGCTTTATTAGGTCCTTTTCCTCTATGCCTTTCTGTGGAAAGGGTGTCCCGTAGCGGTGGTTGTCCATTTTTTTGATAATAGTCTATTTATCACAGCTAACCGTCCAGAAAACTCCGACCTGAAAATAGAGAGGAGAGATAAGCTAATGTCCTGAGTCACTCAACTACCAATCAGTGGGAGAAGAACGAAAATCCCGACTGATCGAAGGTTTGGTTTATTTTTGACTTATGTTCACTAGCATTGCATAAATAATCTCATAATTTTCAGTTTAATAATTCTACTAGAATCACTATTTTTAACGACATGATCAGTTTGTATGATCTGTTTTCGCATGAATTTGTGCGACTAAATCAAGGAACAGTCGTTGAAAGACATCTGGATTCAACCCATTTAAACGTCGTAACAGCTGATGGAGTCAAGGTCAACCCCTTTTTGAAGGTGACCATCCAAAAGACCATTACTTAGTGCATGGAGACTTTTGGCTTCTAGGAGCTGTGCATAAAGCAACAATTTAAAAAAGGAGTCTGTCGTTCATTTTTTCGTGTAATAATCTAATTTCAATGTTTTCACTTGTTAATTGAAGATTTAGTGGTGTATTTGGGAATTGTGTAAAACGGCAATCAGCAACATTCATTGAAGTGTATAATTTTTCACATCATGTACGCTTGACATGGCGCCTCTACGGGCAGGATATCTCGCAAAGGAACAAGCTACAAGGCTTTGCGGGGCAGACCAGCCTATCATACCCGCCACTCCATGTAAAGCTGCAATATACACTTGTTTTTGCATACTCCCGATTGCCGAAACCTACATGTCATGAATGTCACTAACAAGTGGTGAAAACCATTGCCCAAATGACGTATTTTGAGTAATCTTGTCCATGAGTTGGTCCTTTATTAGTGGATTTGGACGGGTTACCACCTGACTTATCCATTATAAAGGGCTTTTTCTTTGCACAAAATAAGTTTATTGAACATTCTGAATATTTTAATTTAAAACTAGATTAATGTAACATTAGTGAATAGAGCTTTCTTTTTATTTCCTGTACAACGTTATAGTTTTATCTTGCCTTGTTTTCATTCTTTCTTTTCATTTTTCCGATATACTTGTGTAAATCTAAGTCTAGGTTTGAAGGATGCTTAAGCTTCCCGTATGGAATACAAAGTGGTGTACCTACAATAGGACCCACAGTGACTTTAGCGAAAGTAAAATAAGCGGATATTTTTCGCTTAGATACAGAAGAAAGCTCATTTTGGGGAATATAGGGGGAAATTTTCCGATTATGCAAAGCAAAACGAGCCTTTTTCAGATTTTTCGAATCGATAGACGGAATCTCTCCGTCTATTTAAGCTATTGTCAATGCTTATGACTATTTAAGAGAATTTTTTCCGTCTATTTCTCATAGCGGGTTCTTAACCTCCCCAGCTAATAAGGGCGATCCTCATGATCCCAGAGGCGGGAATCAGCCTCTTTTAAAGCACTTTTTTCACTGTTTTGTTACTTAGCGTTAAATGCTTCTCCTTTTCGAATGGCCAGCCGCAGTACTTCCTTTTCAACTAAAGATAGACTGGTCTGGTCCAGGTCATTTCCCAGCCATCGGCTAATCATTTGCTGAATGTCTCTTTAACTTGGTCATTTGAAAAGCCGATCACGGTCCATCCGTTAATTTCAAGGCATATGCGAATGCAAGAATTATTATCCCCATCTGGTTCCTCTCTTCATGATTACTATGGCCATAACCATTTCAAAAAATGGTTTTATACGACGCTAATGACTTATGTTATATACAAAACTTATGAATATAAAGAGATTAGCATTATAATGGTAATCTCCATGCATTGCAGGTGTGAGTGTGCTATAATAAATCAGGATTTTATTAGATTGTTATAGATGATTTAAGTGTTTTTTAGAATAACATTCTAATATGTATGTGTTAAGAATCAGCGATAGACAAGCATTATAATGACTAGATGGGGGAGACGAAATGTTTGAAGATGGCTTAGTTAAAATGTGGGTTTCTTTTATCGGAATGGGGTTAATGTTTTTCTCGGTTATTTTGACGATTTTTACGAAAGAAAAATTAACCGGTATGTTGAGATATATTTTATTAACAGTAAGCTTTATTAGTATAATAATAGCAGGGCTGATCATGCTGTTAGTGGTGTTTACTGGCCCTGTGCCTGAGTAACTAAATTTGACAAATAAAAGGGCGTGATTGTTTGTTTTCTACTAAGCACATAAGCCTTTTGATGTTTCCACTCTTATTAGTGGGATGTCTTTATCCAGATGAACAAAGAAAAGAAAATCAACCGCCGTATGAAGATCAATTACAGTCCGTACAACATGCTGTCACTCAATACCGCGAAGAAACGAGTGTATTGCCTATTAAAACAAGTGAAGCAGATACACCTATTCTCAGAAAATATCCAGTAAATTTTTCAATGATCGTGCCGTCATATTTGCAAGCGGCTCCTGGTAATTCATTTGAAAATGGCGGCATTTATCAGTATGTTATTGTGGACCCTGAAGCAGCTGCTGAAGTGAGATTGATCGACCTTAGAAACGTGAAGGCAATTCAAGAATTAGAAAGAAAAATTTATCAGTATAGAAGCGAACATGAATTTGCTCCAGTTGATACGGTGATAGGCAATGAACTACTCAAACTTGATCATGAAAAGTTAAATTATGATGAAGCCCCTGTCGTGGAAAGCCCTTTTCATCCGAGCCATCGGCTTCCTCTTTATTTGCAAACAGATGGGACAGTTGTCATTGATTATTCCCTCGATATTTTATATTACGTGGAAGAGTATGGATTAGGGGATTTTGAAGAAGGAGACGATTTAAGGTGGCTACTTGTAGAACATTCACCTTTCGTACCTGTCAATTCAATTCCACAAACGATAGATAACGGTGAAGTCATTTTTTTAGAAGAATAGCTCTGCAAGATTAAGCATTTTCAATTGTTCGTGTATTTTACAGTTGAAAATGTTTTTTGTGGTTTAAATGAAATGATTTTAAGAAGTTATTATGATAGGAATTAGCGAGAACTTGCTACAGTCTAGACAGCCAGCAGAAACGTGGAGGCTTCGAGTTCACCTAAATAAGATACGGCGAGATGGCCATAGTACACTCATGTGAAAGTGCGTCGATGGATGATATGTGAAACCTATTATCATGAAGAGTTAAACTAACTATTTTGCCGTTCTAATCTAAAGGGCTAAGGCATAAATATCCAAGGAGACGAGATAGTTTTCTATTCAACTTCAAATCTTTGAATAACCTTGTCATAAACGTTGGACAACATCATAGAGTAATAGAGACTATGACTTCAACTTCAATTATGCATGTAGTAGGAATGAGTTTACCTAGAATTTGAGCAGGAGGCGATTTTGTGGAAAAGGTAGATATCTTTAAAGATATTGCAGAGCGGACAGGTGGTGACATTTATCTCGGTGTTGTGGGATCCGTGAGAACGGGAAAATCAACGTTTATTAAAAAATTTATGGAATTGGCTGTTATACCGAATATTGAGTCGGAAGCGGACCGGGCAAGAGCTCAAGATGAACTACCTCAAAGTGCTGCTGGTAAGCAAATCATGACAACAGAACCTAAATTTGTCCCTAACCAAGCTGTTTCGATTCATGTGGACGAAGGGTTAGATGTGAATATACGAGTGGTAGATTGTGTCGGTTATGCAGTAGCAGGGGCAAAAGGCTATGAAGATGAGAACGGTCCGAGAATGATTCAAACTCCTTGGTATGAAGAAGCTATACCATTTCAAGAGGCAGCTGAAATTGGGACACGAAAAGTGATTCAAGACCATTCAACATTAGGTGTTGTTATTACGACCGATGGTTCCATTGGTGAAATTCCCCGAACGGATTATGTAGAACCTGAAGAGCGGGTCATAGACGAATTGAAAGAAGTTGGGAAACCTTTTATTGTAATCGTTAATTCCATCCACCCAACTAATCCGCAAACAGAGGGATTAAGGTCTCAGTTAGAAGAAAATCATGATGTTCCTGTTCTGTCAATGAACATTGAAAGCATGACTGAGCAAGATATTCATATGGTTATGAGAGAGGTTCTGTTCGAATTTCCAGTTCATGAAGTGAATGTTAATTTACCAAGCTGGGTTATGGTATTGAAAGAGCAACATTGGTTAAGAGAAAATTATGAAACATCCGTGCGCGAAACTGTAAAAGACATTAAACGCCTTAGAGATGTGGACCGTGTTGTAGGGCAATTTTACAATTATGACTTCATAGAGAAAGCAACACTGTCTGGTATCGAAATGGGGCAAGGAGTAGCAGAAATTGATCTGAGAGCTCCTGATGATTTATATGATCAAATTTTAATGGAAGTAGTGGGAACAGAAATTAGGGGGAAAGATCATTTACTTGAGCTCATGCAAGATTTAGCTCATGCAAAATCTGAATATGATCAAGTGGCAGACGCTCTAACAATGGTCAGGCAAACCGGCTACGGAATAGCAGCTCCCACTATACAGGATATGAGTCTAGATGAGCCGGAAATCATAAGACAAGGATCACGATTTGGGGTTCGTTTAAAAGCAGTAGCCCCTTCTATTCACATGATAAAAGTAGATGTAGAGTCAGAATTTGCGCCAATTATTGGGACTGAAAAGCAAAGTGAAGAGCTTGTACGCTATTTAATGCAAGATTTTGAAGAAAACCCACTATCGATTTGGAATTCAGACATATTTGGAAGATCGCTAAATTCCATTGTTAGAGAAGGGATTTCAGCTAAGCTTTCTCTTATGCCTGAAAATGCGCGATATAAATTAAAGGAAACATTAGAGAGGATAATTAACGAAGGATCTGGTGGACTGATAGCCATTATTTTATAACCCTTCTTTTTGGGGGGTTATTTTTCTTTTTTAGTTTTAAACGCTCATTTGAATTGTTGTAAGTAAACATCGTCTCACTCTAATGGGTTTTATTGCAAACTAAATATCATGGTATAATTATCCAAAAAATGTCATTGTATTTACTTTTTACTGGACTTTTAGGTGAAAAAGTTATAAAAATACTAAGAAATACGCAAAAAATGTTGAATTATTAAGCTTTATCGTTTAACATAAGCCTTGTTATCCCATGAATTACAGGGGTAGACGTATAAAACGCTTATGATTGTGCAACAAAAGGAATAACACAACTATAAGTTTGGGAGGAGGTGAATAGTATGAATAAGACAGAACTTATCAATGCAGTTGCTGAGAAAACGGATCTTTCTAAAAAAGATGCCACAAGTGCTGTTGATGCAGTTTTTGATGTCATCACTGGTTCACTTCAAAAATCCGAAAAAGTACAACTTATTGGATTTGGTAATTTTGAAGTACGTGAGCGTGCGGCACGTAAAGGTCGTAACCCACAAACAGGTGAAGAAATCGAAATCCCTGCAAGCAACGTGCCTGCATTTAAACCAGGTAAAGCCCTTAAAGATGCTGTAAAATAGTACATATAGGGCTTATATGAAAAAAATGCTCCACCAGTTTGACTGGAGGGAGCTTTTTTCTTTTCTGTATAGTATTATTTTCTATGTTACGTGCTATTATTCAGTACTGAAATAGATGTTAACTTTGCGTTCTCTATAAGTTGGTCGAGCGCGTTTCCTTGTTTTTATATTAATAATTATGCTAAAATTTCAACGACCCAACAGTTATAAATAGAAATGGAGGCGTCCTCATCATGAGTAATGTGGATCATGCAAAAATTGAAAAAGCAGTCACAATGATATTGGAAGCAATTGGTGAAAACCCTTCTAGAGAAGGTTTGATAGAGACACCTAAACGTGTCGCGCGTATGTATGAAGAGGTATTCCAAGGTCTCTCACAAGATCCAAAGGAACACTTCCAAACCGTTTTTGGAGAAGATCATGAAGAACTCGTTTTAGTGAAAGATATTCCATTTTACTCTATGTGTGAACATCACCTCGTTCCCTTTTTCGGGAAAGCTCATATAGGCTATATCCCAAAAGGAGGAAAAGTGACAGGTTTAAGTAAGCTTGCAAGAGCAGTAGAAGCCGTGACAAAACGACCGCAACTACAAGAAAGAATCACCTCTACAATTGCAGACGCCATCATGGATACATTGACACCAAGAGGCGTAATCGTCGTAGTTGAAGCTGAACACATGTGCATGACGATGCGAGGAGTGAAAAAACCTGGCTCTAAAACGGTTACCTCTGCTGTAAGAGGTGCCTTTGAGCGAAATGATGCTGCGAGAGCAGAAGTATTATCTTTAATTAAAGAGTAATGGCTTTAGCACGTTAATCGCGGGACGGTCTTCATTAATTAGTAAGATACTTTATGTAGGGGTGCCTACGAGTCGAATAAGAGGCGTTTTACATTAAGATTTATTATGCAAATACAAACAGGTGGGGAGGAGCTCCTATGACAGAGAATAATGGCTATATTGTCATTAAAGCTGAAGAAGATGGTGTTAACGTCATTGGACTCACGAGGGGAACAGACACGCGTTTCCATCATTCGGAAAAATTGGACAAAGATGAAATGATGATTGCCCAATTTACAGAACATACATCGGCGATCAAAATTAGAGGTAAAGCGACGCTTCAAACAGCTCATGGTAATATGACTAATTTGAAATAATTATCAAGAATCATAAAGAGTTTGTAGAAAAAAATGTCGTTACTTTAAAGCTCGCCATATGGCGAGTTTTCTAAATTTTAAGCACATCTTTTAAGCAAAGATTATGATAGGGCGGATAATACCTGATACTTTTTTTATACTATATTTCATGTGGTGTTACGAGGGGGCGTTTTCTTAAAGGAATGTTTATTCGAGCGAAAAAATTGTGATATACTAGTTGTGGATGGGGTTTGAATGACAATTTAGGATAAGACTTTGATGCTGGGGGATTTCTGATGACGGCATATGATGGCCACAACAAAGAATTAAACCTTGTGTTTGATAGTTTTTACAAAAGTGTTAAACATGCTTATTTAGATAAGTTTATTAAGGATCCGGTGATTGATAAAGATCAAGCCAATATGCTGTTGATTATTCTTCAGAAAAAAAAATGCTCTAAGAAATACATACATGATTGTATCTTAACGACCTTGTTTGTGCAGGCGGCATTGGACACCCATGAACGAGTTGTGATACATGGCTTAGGACCAGAATCCATAAAAACAAAAAATCAGCTCACCGTTTTAGCAGGGGATTTTTACAGTAGCTTATACTATAATGTGCTGTCCAAAAATGAAGATGTAGCATTAATTAGAGTATTAGCAAAAGCGATTCAACAAATTAATGAGTCAAAGATGAAAATGTATCATTTAGAAGACAAAAAGGGGGGCTTAAATTTAGCTGACATTAAAGTTATTTATGCGTCCTTATTAAAAAATATTTCTCATTTATTTCATTTGTCCCAGTGGAGCAATATCATTGAAGAGTTTTTCTTATTGAAGTTTCTATGCAACGAGAGGGCTTCTATTATTGAATACGGTTATCGTTCTAAAGAATCTATTCTTGGTGACGTAAGTGTTACCTTCAGTAAAAAGCAATTGTTGGAGCAATTAACTCACTTAATACATGTAACGCGAGAGCGTATTGAGGATGAACTACGTGAGGAAAACGAAATGACCTGTTATGTGAAGGTAAGAATGTATGAATTAATTGAAAGGTATCGAATTGAAAAGCACTGTGTTGTGGAGGAAGGTTAGTTATGGGGAGAACAAAAGAAGAACGGGTACACGATGTGTTTGAAAGCATTTCAAAAGAATATGATAGGATGAATGGCATTATTAGTTTTAAACAGCATAACATGTGGCGGAAAGATACAATGAAAAAAATGGCTGTGGAAAAAGGGGCAACAGCTCTTGATATTTGTTGTGGAACTGCTGACTGGACGATGACCCTCGCAGAAGCGGTGGGGGAAAAAGGACAAGTCACCGGGGTTGACTTCAGCGAAAATATGCTGACAGTTGGCCGTGAAAAAATAAGAAAAATTAATGCCACGAACGTGACATTGAAGTGGGGCAATGCCATGGCATTACCTTTTGATGATAATTACTTTGATTATGTCACCATTGGTTTCGGTTTACGAAATGTTCCCGACTATTTACAAGTGTTACGTGAAATGCACCGTGTGGTTAAACCAGGGGGATTAGCTGTATGCTTGGAAACTTCACAACCGACAATGCCAATATTTAAGCAAGCTTACTGGTTATATTTCAAGTACGTTATGCCCCTTTTCGGGAAAATATTCGCTAAAAGTTATGCAGAGTACTCTTGGTTACAAGAGTCCAGCCGTCATTTTCCAGGGAAAAAAGAGCTGAAACAGCTGTTCTTTGATGCCGGTTTTACATCTGTTAACTATAAATCTTACTCTGGAGGAGCTGTAGCATC
The Salipaludibacillus sp. LMS25 DNA segment above includes these coding regions:
- the folE gene encoding GTP cyclohydrolase I FolE, producing MSNVDHAKIEKAVTMILEAIGENPSREGLIETPKRVARMYEEVFQGLSQDPKEHFQTVFGEDHEELVLVKDIPFYSMCEHHLVPFFGKAHIGYIPKGGKVTGLSKLARAVEAVTKRPQLQERITSTIADAIMDTLTPRGVIVVVEAEHMCMTMRGVKKPGSKTVTSAVRGAFERNDAARAEVLSLIKE
- the mtrB gene encoding trp RNA-binding attenuation protein MtrB, whose protein sequence is MTENNGYIVIKAEEDGVNVIGLTRGTDTRFHHSEKLDKDEMMIAQFTEHTSAIKIRGKATLQTAHGNMTNLK
- a CDS encoding heptaprenyl diphosphate synthase component 1, producing the protein MTAYDGHNKELNLVFDSFYKSVKHAYLDKFIKDPVIDKDQANMLLIILQKKKCSKKYIHDCILTTLFVQAALDTHERVVIHGLGPESIKTKNQLTVLAGDFYSSLYYNVLSKNEDVALIRVLAKAIQQINESKMKMYHLEDKKGGLNLADIKVIYASLLKNISHLFHLSQWSNIIEEFFLLKFLCNERASIIEYGYRSKESILGDVSVTFSKKQLLEQLTHLIHVTRERIEDELREENEMTCYVKVRMYELIERYRIEKHCVVEEG
- a CDS encoding demethylmenaquinone methyltransferase, yielding MGRTKEERVHDVFESISKEYDRMNGIISFKQHNMWRKDTMKKMAVEKGATALDICCGTADWTMTLAEAVGEKGQVTGVDFSENMLTVGREKIRKINATNVTLKWGNAMALPFDDNYFDYVTIGFGLRNVPDYLQVLREMHRVVKPGGLAVCLETSQPTMPIFKQAYWLYFKYVMPLFGKIFAKSYAEYSWLQESSRHFPGKKELKQLFFDAGFTSVNYKSYSGGAVASHFATK